Genomic DNA from Solanum dulcamara chromosome 4, daSolDulc1.2, whole genome shotgun sequence:
TTCAGGGTTTTACCAAAAAAAGCCGTAGGGGATCAATCATTATATGATACTGTATAAACAAAATATTGGGTTTCTTTCTTGCTCATAGACCATTAATTATAGCCTCTCCTAAGCTTCAAAAACTTACTTTCCTTTACACAATGAATTGACATCGACAAATTATAGGTAATTTGGATTTTCAATAAAGACATGAACTGATCAGTCCAACTACACCTTAACCATACAAATAATAAAAGCTTTACCCCAAAGAAAAAAGATCTATTGTATTAAACCTTATTGTTTTGTTTGTGCTAACATTCACCTTTTGTTAGGAGAAGCAGACAAAGATCCTCTCTGGAATCCTGACAGTGTCCCTAGAAGAAAGAGATCAAAGCTTAGACAACACATTTTGTCCCCTGTTGAAAGACTCCAGAGGCAACTTTATAACAATCTACAGGAACCAGACTTTGAAAATATCTCTGCCGATGATGAAAATATTCTAATTTATGCAAGGAACAAATACATTCCTCCTAATGAGATTGGTCTTGGAGCTAAGCTGCTCGTATCACCAACTACTACTGCAGAACACTCATCTCTATCTCCAATGGCAGAAGATAACGCCTCTTGCTCCGCGAATGTTCCTGTAGAAAAATTCCAATCTGTAAGTGAATTTTGAGATGCATGCATAAGGTTCAAGCTGGTATGTGAAGCCAACTCTTATTATCTAGTTAGTGCTATGTTGGTTAAAAACAATTTTGGTTGTTCCAACTTTACCGGATGTCCCCAACGGCAATGCACAACAACTTGCATGTTTTGAGACCATCTAGTTTGCCAATTCTTCCGTTTTATTGGATGGAATTTCAATGAATTAGATATGTCTATTCTGCTTTTTGGGTTCATATAATATGTCAATTCTGATGTCTGTCACCGTGTGCTTACGTGTAAGTTTGTTAGTGTAAAGAAATGAATTTTTGggtctaactcaaccccaaaagctagcttaTAAGGGAAGGATCGCAAGTCCATATAAGGATATAAGGAGTCCATAATTCCCTCATCCTACTGATGTCGGACTTAACACCCTGCCTCACGCCCGGTACTGGACATCTGGTGCGTGGACAATATAATATGGAGCCCAACATAGGTAAATCATAAATTGGGATGAGTCTGACTCTGATACCGTGTAAAGAAATGAATCTTGGGCCTAACTCTACGTCTctaccccaaaagctagcttaTGAGGGGAGAATTGTGCAAGTCTATAATTCCCTCATCCCACCGATGTGGGACTTAACAAACCCAATATCCATTCTCTACAGATAGTTTGCCTGGACTCCACAGTAGACTTACATTGTAACGTCTCAAAGGACATTTGACTTACATATGCTTGTCATTACAACTGTAATGGCTTGCATTACACTTTGTTTCAGGATAAACAATAATGTACTAgatcttttttttcttgataaggTAAAGGCTTATTGACTAAGTATCAAGAAGGTAGCAAAACCAAAACTTACGAAAGACTGTTGGGAATATCCATACAGTCAATTACAACATCTCCCTTGCAACTCCAAAAACTCCATATATTGATCTATATTAATAATGAAACTACGTTTACACCAACAAAACAAACTATGTAAAACGCTTGTTTTTATCTCTAGAATTATGGTCTTTTTGCCCATCAAAAcaaactttatttctttttagcCATATAGTCCAGAATATGCACAAAGGTATAGTTCTCTAGATTTGCTTCAAAGTTTTATGTGTTCTCTGCTGCTGCCAACTCTGTAATAATTCCTTCACATTCTGAGGCATGATCCAATAGAACCCACAAATACTGAAGAAAAATTCTCAACATTGTCTAGCTATTTTGCAATGCATAAGAAGGTGATTCACTGTCTCCAACTCTTCTTCACATAAGTAGCATCTATTACTTAATACAAAACCCTTTTTCTGAAGATTATCCTGAGTAAGGCAAGCTCCCCATGCTGCAATCCAACCAAAACAAGCTACCTTTATAGGAGCTTTAGTTCTCTAAATCCCTTTCCATGGCCAACTAATATCACAAAATCTTGTTTGCTTCATCAGAAGACTATAACATTTTTTTACTGAAAAGGTTCCATCTTTACTAGCTATCCATACTAGTGAATCTCCCTACTCTGATCAATGTGGGTATAATCCAGTTGGGGGAGTAATTGACAAAAGCCttcaatttcccaatcattcaaatttctagATCATATGGCTATGCAAAATGAAACTGTTGGAAATGAGGGTGGAAAAGCAAATGCATGAGAAAATAGACCCGCTCCACATTATATGGATACTACATCAAGGGTATGTCACTAAATTGTTCATTAAAATGTTGTTTCTATTGCATCTTCTTCCGTATACGGAGATGGAATTCTGATTATTGAAGAAATAGGTATGTCAGCTTTAGGATAAGGTATGCTCAACCACAAAAAGTTTGAAAACTAAGTCGACCACAAAGTCTATTTGATCTCCTTTTAAGTTATAACGACAAGTCGATAATATTTACAATAAAGAGAAGCTAGAGAGCCATTAATACATAATCCAGGAACAATTAAGACTCAGTACTGAGTTTGATAAATGCCCCCACGTAACAACATAGGTCCAGGGGCAGATCTAGAAAGGGTCGCGAGGGGCTTCACCTAAATCCACTCGGCAAAAATTACACGGTATATATAaggtattttttatttattttatttatttatatataaattttgaacctCCTGAACATAAGATTAGAGGTCGACTTAGTGGTACGGGGGGTTCAAAATTCATCTTGAggtttcaagttcaaatctcaAGCACTACATTTTTTCCCGAACCCCCTTAGTGAAAATGTTGGATCCGCCACGTTACATGTAATAACATTTCAAAATAGATTTATACTTTTATATTACTAGGTAGACTTCGAAGTAATATGAAGTAGACATACTAAAAGCAACAAGCAGTGTAAAATCGAAAAAATGTATTCACAACCATAAAACTTCAAAGAATGCCAGGAAATactaaaacaaaagaaaagagcaAAGAGAGTAAAATATATTACAACTTAGAAAAGGAAAATGGAACGTGGGAAGAAATGAGAATGTTAAAATCTCTGTCATTCTTTTGAACTGTGGCAGAGCAATGTAAAATTGTAAATGATGATAGCTGAAAAAGGAAACTATAGGAGTGATTCTTGGGACTGAATAAGCATCTTGGGCTCTGGAGGATCATACAACTGAAAAAAGCTACTTTTGggtttttaaagaaagaataaatcttgggcctaactcaaccccaaaagtcAGCTTATGGGTGAGGATTGTCCAAGTCATCAATTACCCCTCCCATATCCCATGTGGAACTCTTAACAGGGTCGTACCTTCGTATTCTTAGTTTTGTTTGAAACTTAGAATGCTTAATCTACAAAGTTGATTATTTTGCCAAAGAAGGAAGTAGTATCGGCAGGAGATACAATTTtatgccaaaaaagaaaaagaaaaatggtgGAGCGGTGTACAAGAAGTACGCCTGCTTGTTGTCTTTCGGATTAGCTTTCCTTCTTTACCAGCAAGCCTATTTCTGTATTTTTGCTTCAAGGGCATGCTTGTGACATTACAACTGTACCTCCAGAGTAGACGATATTGAGAGTAGCTAATGGACATGTACTTTCACTAATATTGTTGTTTCGCACACCATATAAAATTCCTTTACTTGTCAAAATAATCATTATTAGCATTAGCAGCAAACATATGATTTTGAAAACACAATCTTGAGAAAATTTTGAAGAGGTCAAGGAAGAATTAGTATTTAATTGTCTTACCTAGTTTGCTCCCTAATCCTGAAAGAAGTCCCTCCTACATTTAGGAATCTGTTCACAATATTagtacaaacaaaaaaaatcagtaTTTGAAGTCCCTCTGAGCCAACAAGGATCAGGAACATTAGACATTTATATACTACTACCTTAATTCCTATTTAAATGTAATTTAAGCTTTTGGCATAAACATTAAGAAAACCatttaataacaataataataagggtTATTTGACTAAGTTAACCTTTATATCTCCTCAAGTTACTCCCACCGCCCCATATTAGTGGTCCACCTTTCTATAAATAGTTGTCCCAAATTACTTGTCAATTTACAAAACGAagacaaaattaatttaaaatgttccattttacccctacaattaatattttttgaaagccTAAACGAGTTTATAAATTCCAAAAGGTTACCTTTTCAAAGGAGTGGAtaaagggtaaaatagtaaaactacacatcttatttatgatttcttaaggGGCGTGTAAAGAGGAAAGTGGACAACTAATGGGACCGAGGGAGTATCCATTATCTCTCCATAGATCATTTATTGGAGCAAGGTTTGATTTGAATAAGAAAGTAGTTGTTACTATAATTTATGCTCTTCACAAATGTACtgttttttttgggggggtgggtgggtgggtgggaaTGAGGTAAAAATGTTGACTTTTTAGTTTCCCTTTTGTAATGTATGCTCATTCTTTGTGGCCAAATATGTATGATTACAGAAATTATGGCTAAATAAAACGGAAGAATTATAAATAAATGCACAACTGGCAAACTAGATGGTCTCAAAACACGCAAGTTGTTGTGCGTAGCCGTTGGGGACATCCGGTAAAGTTGGAACAGCCCAAATTGTTTTTAACCAACATTGCGCTAGCTAGGTAATAAGAGTTGGCTTCACATACCAGGTTGAACCTTATGCATGCATCTCAAAATTCACTTACAGACTGGCATTTTTCTATAGGAACATTCACTGAGCGAGAGGCATTATCTTCACAGATGTACTGCTGATAGTCTTGAGCATTATATAATGCAAGTTATCGTATCTACTTGTGCTGATGGAGCATCAGATACTTATTGcagaaaattaaatttgttcAAGGTTAGGGAACTCTTCCTGGgcttatttctatatttttatattgcgGTAACTTAGGGTGATAATTTTGCAAAATTTATATGGGGCAGTTCCAAGTGAAAGATTTTGTAGTCAGTAAAGTAAGCTTATTGGATTTATCGTCTTCTGACTTTGGCATTCTAAATGCTCAGAACATTTTTATTGGTCCGTGGCGGGATGGTTTTGCTGATAAAGTTGTCATGTATCATGCTCAATATTTTTCGTAATGAATTTGGTGACTTAGCCTTTTCTTGTTTTAATTATAGATTGAAACTGTGTTTGGgtatgttggtgttgttgtATTGAAACTGTATCTGGGATGTTGGTACTACGATGGGTGATTTCACAACTTGCAAAATTGGGTTGACCAGGATATTCAGCAGGCTGTAATAACTTGGGGGGTTGCTAAATCTATTGATTGCAGTTCATTGAACAATTATATCATTTATTAGCTTTGCCTTCGTCATTAACTCATTATTATACATCCTCTTTTTTTCAATAGATTtttgtcatatttttctttcaatctTGCTTCAAATACatttcttttgagttgagtgtctatcggaaacaacctctctatccacaaaggtaggggtaaggtttgcaTACATACCGCTctcctcagaccccacttgtggtattacactgggtatgttgttgataCATATTTATGGGATGGTCAAGGACATGGATACTTTAATTGGATTGTCACATGTTAAAGGCTTGGAACACTAGCCATGTGCATACGGCatttttcatttgcatcatgcaTGATGATGAGGACAAGATGGCGATACTTTAAGTCTTGGTCATAATGTAAAATGGGTATCCTTCGAATTTCTCTGGTCATTGGTCATGAAGTTTGTTATATAAGCTGGTGATTATTGCTTCTGGAGTATGTTGGTGCTCAATGTCAAGCTTGTGAAGCTGAAAATTTTAGTACAAACTAGATCAGCCATCAGTTGCATTTTCACAATGGTGTGGCAAGGCTGTACCTGATTGCTTCATAGAGTGCAAAATAGGTATCCACAGTATCTGAAGTTTTCCATTGAACCTAGAGAGCTTAATTGTCTGAATTAAGAACCAACTCTAATATATAGATGTTTTTTCCTTGCTTATACAGCTGGACGTTGATTTATCTGATCAAACAACAGCGGCCTCTTCTGTTCTTCACTTCTTCATCCCAACTTCAGCAAGTTCATTCTCAAAGAAAGCTCTGAAGTTACTTGGATGGGGCATACGTCCTTCAAGATCATGTTCACGGCCACTTAAGCAGCTCAAGAGCACCTGTTCTTTGGAAAATCTAGTTGGGGTTAATTATTTACTTTAACGAAGCTCTATTTTATTGCTAGGCTTCTACTTCCAGGTCAACACACAACTGACGAAAACTCGGTTTTATATGGAACCGATAATTTTCCCTACTTGTAACAAGCCCTTTGTTAAACCTCCTCCCCTCCCAAAAACCCTCTTCCAAGGAAATAGAAAACTGAATAAATATTTCACTTTTATGGATGAAATGGTGCAAAGTGGAGATCAGTTATTACAAATGTTGTTTTAGTTATATTGTGTATTTTCCCAGGAGATGGTTATATATAAGATATGAGATCTTTGTAGTATCATTCTATTCTcttcaaattataattcatcGTCGGAGATCATTTCCTTGgaaatttgaagtttgaaatttCGAAAAATATGTTATGCAATGAAAGAGAGTGGCTGTGGCTTTAATTTTAACAAACTTAATTGCAGTAATGTCTCTAATTTGTCTTTACAATTGACAATGGTTGAtcgtttgattttgatttgctAGTAAGCAAGATTATTTTTTCCGAATTTCCAGAAACAAGCAAGTTCAGCAAGATGACTCAATTTGATTTTGTTAAAGCTTTTGGATTCGATTCtggagaaaattttaaaaaatacgtAGGAAAAAGTTGTATTTTTTAATAAGCTAGTACGGAGTAGTATTTAGGTATCGATGAATTAGGCTGTATTTGTTAGGTTCAATTTCGAAAAACTATGATCAGTTTCTTAATTCAGATGCCATTTGTCTGGCTTCGAGTTTGTCTTTGTTACAACACTCGGTATCCTTGTTTCCTTTTAGTCATTCTTATCCTGGCCACTAATCTTCGTCACTATAACATTTTTTTAACAAAGTTTTGGACAGCAAATAAACTATCTACGAGTTAAGTAGACTTCGAAGTATACTGAATGGGGAAGGGATATTACAGCACAATATCTTCTACTAAAAATAAGTGGTCGCAAATGAGTATTTAGCTGTGATTTCACACGAAAAATATCCAGTTTCACGTCTTTATCTGAAGCATAAAGTTGGAATGTACAATACAAAATCCCCCATTTCCATAAAACTGAACTTACTTCCTTTCACCTCGCTCACCCGTCCACCAACCCTTTCCCTTCCAAAgtgaaaacaaaagaaaatgttTTAGTACTACAGCAGATTCCACAACAAATGAAAAACATGACTTCTTTATCTTTTTACTTGGGTGAGgagttttaaattgcattaacATCAAGCTGTGAGGAATATAAAATTGCACTAACATCAACCTTTGGATTTTGCAACTCAGGCATAATTTCAAAACAAAATACAAggcttcctttctttttctgcCCCCCTTACCATGAGCTTTTGATCTTCCAAAAGTCGGAGAAATCAAGCAAAAAGAATCAAAGTCATAATGGCAATTAGGTAAAGAAATGGCTTCCGCTTAACATATGGGGATCATACAAACAAGAAAAGCACATTGGCCGTAGTTTTACATTCTCCAATGTTGCAGTAAATCAATAGCATTGAACCATGAAATTATCCACAACTGGTGAGAGCCAAAACAACATAAAGCTCAATTGcactaaattttataatttcagTGTCTACATTGGCATATACCAAATGCTGTGTGGACTTGCCTAAGAGTAGCTTCTCATCCATTTAAAGATTTTAAGGATTACTAATGTGTGGGCTCCTTTAGGGTAGTTGTCTCATTATCACTTGAAAGGggggaaaaagaagaaaactaCTCCAGATTTCATAAATGAAGAATCAATGTATGATTTTATATCTCAAGCTTATGTATGGTCAATGACTCCGGATGCTGCCTTCTAACTTAGGTCAAGCAAATGCAGAAATATAGACAACTAAAAGGTCATGATAGTCAGAATAAGGTAAAAATGAGGAGCTGAACAAAGACAGATGCATATGTGCTCATGAATCACAGACAAGTAAATCTTTCTATTTCCTCCTCCAGCATAAAATCTTTCGGATAGGAGCAGGGGTGTTACCCTGTGCACACCCCAAAGGATAGCGGCTGCAGGTTTCCCttgtcatcaaaaaaaaaaaaatctttcagATAGCAGAGTTAGAACGTAGCAGAATTATTCCACAATGGAATCAATATATTGTAAATGTTGAAGTACTTTTAAGGTTAAAACCTAGACTATAGGCAATATTCAGTACATTGCTACTCCTTGTCAAAGAGCAATATCAACTACCATGAACCAAAAACTAGAACTAACAAGTAAAATTATCCTTACATCAAAGCAAGCATCTTtctgaaaactcttctcatcTTGATGAGAGCCGTTGATATAGATCATCAGCCAAGGCCTGCCTCGCGCTTCCACCACAATAATAGAAAGACTTCTCATTCTCTAACACCCTTGGAGGGGAACCATTCTCTTCTGGCTCCCCCCAAAGTTCTGGCTCCGGCTCCCTTGCAATCTGACACAAGTTATGCAACACACAACAAGCAACAATAGTTTGGGGTGCATGACTGAGTCCCACATTCAAATTCTGAAGAATTTTCCACCTTCCTTTCAACAAACCTATAGCTTCCTCAACCATCTTCCTCCCCTTTAACAAGGCCTCATCATAGGCATTCTCAGCAGGTGAGCCAGTCCTATTCCCGGAAAATGGAGTGAGCAAAAACGACAACAACGGAAAACACCAATCCCCAATAATGTAGGGCCTCACATGTTCTCCTCTAACATTAACCACTTTGTCCCAAACAATATCATCAGAAATCAACCTATTATACAAGAGACTATCTCTAAAATGCGTAGCATCGTCAAATCCACCTGGGGCTTTCACACAAACATCCCAAAAGATCTTCTTGTGATCAGCAACAACCTGAAGTAATATGGATGGGAACCCATATCGGCTATAGTACATGGACGAGTTAACAGTTTCGGACGGAAGATGCTGCAACCTCACGGCCGTTCCATCAATAGCTCCACATATATTGGGTAGTGAAGTCAGCTCTTGGAACCCTTGAGTGGTCTCCACAAGACGCCGTCGACTCACCGGAATCTTGATAAACTCCGGGTAAAGCTTAGTAGCCAAGAGTCTGGTGACCATGTTAGTAATTTTTGAGATCAGGTAAGGTTCAAGGCCATAACGGGTAGCTAGGGTTTTAGCAGAAAAGCCGTGGAAGAGTCTAGAAAGTACCATAGCAACGGCGTAATCAGAAGGTAGAGAGAGTTGGGACTGGGTAATGTAGGGTTTCAGCTTATCAACAACGGTGGTGAAAACAGGATACGAGAGTCCGTAAAGGGAACGCCACTGAGCGTCACGGAGAGGGGCTTCCATAGCCCAAATATGTTCAGTGGAGAGGGCACGAAAGGCGGAGACGGAGAATTCAGCGGCTGCGGGCGAT
This window encodes:
- the LOC129887978 gene encoding GATA transcription factor 26-like gives rise to the protein MGRFPEIRRETILWRNGPPEKPVLCNACGSRWRVRRTLDGYIPRHANREIQSYQLHSEMKPACDDQKLEVGVDVSGQDGSSACLEEEMNNISSLGSAGSSSGNCMQMEEISGEADKDPLWNPDSVPRRKRSKLRQHILSPVERLQRQLYNNLQEPDFENISADDENILIYARNKYIPPNEIGLGAKLLVSPTTTAEHSSLSPMAEDNASCSANVPVEKFQSLDVDLSDQTTAASSVLHFFIPTSASSFSKKALKLLGWGIRPSRSCSRPLKQLKSTCSLENLVGVNYLL
- the LOC129885528 gene encoding protein ALP1-like, whose protein sequence is MDQSFLLMLTNLLHLHNHLDPTTSLLSDSTSSYSSSVASPTSPTSLLTSTSAAPLLFFTIASVLSYLATHPHKKKPKTSTSSPNNNPSSPSPAAAEFSVSAFRALSTEHIWAMEAPLRDAQWRSLYGLSYPVFTTVVDKLKPYITQSQLSLPSDYAVAMVLSRLFHGFSAKTLATRYGLEPYLISKITNMVTRLLATKLYPEFIKIPVSRRRLVETTQGFQELTSLPNICGAIDGTAVRLQHLPSETVNSSMYYSRYGFPSILLQVVADHKKIFWDVCVKAPGGFDDATHFRDSLLYNRLISDDIVWDKVVNVRGEHVRPYIIGDWCFPLLSFLLTPFSGNRTGSPAENAYDEALLKGRKMVEEAIGLLKGRWKILQNLNVGLSHAPQTIVACCVLHNLCQIAREPEPELWGEPEENGSPPRVLENEKSFYYCGGSARQALADDLYQRLSSR